A single window of Colletes latitarsis isolate SP2378_abdomen chromosome 4, iyColLati1, whole genome shotgun sequence DNA harbors:
- the Achl gene encoding la ribonucleoprotein translational regulator Achilles, with protein sequence MEEADVQQESRDKVGSLIFSPPPMKKSDTRDSISSVDSDVSLSFDRRGSKGEEADLSDSGSSDNERKLVNAAKGQKSSDPDSGADSMEDCVHNASKDEKQEPPVDASVVDQSNDFVPPSDDLAEKICAQVEFYFSDENIVKDAFLLKHVKRNKEGYVSLKLISSFKRVKHLSRDWRVVGAALSKSKKLQVNSQGTKLRRLDPLPPFDQTTPSRTILAARLPVDKLSVESVAEIFRPCGEIALIRVLRPGHPAPAEVRQAIAKRPELASSDECAMVEFTDSASARVALQMTLGDAKIFELQQSSEKKKKQQPAKKSTVTRLAKEEIYNSSSCASGSEAEDGRARHKKPIHGYSMYHAYPGHPFQGPPSPDAWLPRRLSSCSVSGSENGFILRRLSSCSGSSSETGNYGRRYSACSSGSETGYCHPVFPPSYYYQENRRFSCCSNSSSECNGACYHSSRRGSADYGPFLRRLSACSRDSGFDGGARRLSFCSPGAEQGSFCRPRSNSGIALTHLPENVTRMPSGPDGTRGFGRSPKMNTMPPTMEPTC encoded by the exons ATGGAGGAGGCGGATGTTCAGCAAGAATCAAGAGACAAAGTAGGCAGTTTGATCTTTTCACCGCCACCGATGAAAAAGTCTGACACGAGGGATAGTATTTCTTCCGTTGACAGCGACGTGAGCCTCTCCTTTGACCGAAGAGGTTCGAAAGGTGAAGAAGCTGACCTATCCGACAGTGGCAGCTCTGACAATGAAAGGAAGTTGGTGAATGCAGCAAAAGGACAAAAGAGTTCTGATCCAGATTCGGGGGCAGACTCGATGGAGGACTGCGTTCATAACGCGTCGAAAGATGAGAAGCAAGAACCACCGGTCGATGCGAGCGTGGTCGATCAGTCGAACGACTTCGTTCCCCCGAGCGACGATTTGGCCGAAAAGATATGTGCCCAGGTCGAATTTTACTTTTCCGATGAAAACATCGTTAAGGATGCCTTCTTACTTAAACACGTGAAGAGAAACAAGGAAGGATACGTATCTCTGAAACTTATCTCTAGCTTCAAGAGGGTGAAACACCTTAGTAGAGACTGGAGGGTGGTTGGAGCTGCCTTGAGTAAATCGAAAAAATTACAAGTGAATTCGCAGGGTACCAAATTACGCAGGCTCGATCCTCTGCCGCCTTTTGATCAAACAACTCCTTCGAGAACAATTCTGGCTGCGAGACTTCCGGTGGACAAATTGTCGGTGGAATCTgtggctgaaatttttcgaccttGCGGGGAGATCGCTCTTATCAGAGTTCTTCGACCTGGCCATCCTGCACCAGCTGAG GTGCGACAAGCAATTGCTAAAAGGCCTGAGTTGGCTTCGAGCGACGAGTGCGCGATGGTCGAGTTCACAGATTCAGCGTCAGCTCGTGTTGCTTTACAAATGACCTTGGGCGATGCAAAGATATTCGAACTGCAACAATCCagcgagaagaagaagaaacaacAACCGGCAAAGAAGAGTACAGTAACAAGACTGGCTAAAGAAGAAATTTACAATTCCTCGAGTTGCGCCAGCGGATCTGAGGCTGAAGATGGAAGAGCCAGACATAAGAAACCTATTCATGGTTACTCAATGTATCACGCTTACCCGGGTCACCCCTTTCAAG GACCTCCTTCGCCAGATGCATGGTTGCCTCGCCGATTGTCCTCCTGTTCCGTGTCAGGCTCGGAGAATGGCTTTATTCTTCGTCGTTTGTCTTCCTGTTCCGGTTCCAGTTCAGAAACAGGAAACTATGGTAGACGTTACTCCGCCTGTTCCTCTGGTTCTGAAACCGGTTACTGCCACCCAGTCTTTCCACCAAGTTATTATTACCAGGAGAATCGACGTTTCTCTTGCTGCTCTAACTCGAGTTCGGAATGCAACGGTGCCTGTTACCACTCTAGTCGCCGCGGATCCGCGGATTACGGGCCTTTCTTGAGAAGGTTGTCCGCCTGCAGCCGAGATTCTGGATTCGACGGTGGCGCTAGGAGATTGTCATTCTGTTCCCCCGGCGCTGAACAGGGCAGCTTCTGTCGACCCAGGAGCAACAGTGGCATTGCTTTAACGCATCTACCTGAAAACGTGACAAGAATGCCCTCCGGTCCAGACGGCACACGTGGATTCGGTCGATCGCCAAAAATGAATACCATGCCGCCAACCATGGAACCCACTTGCTAA